A stretch of DNA from Malus sylvestris chromosome 9, drMalSylv7.2, whole genome shotgun sequence:
GCCTGCAAGGCCCAGGGCGAGGGTCTAAGAGTTCATTTCAAGgtactttttaaattttgtttttttttacaaatttgatgtttttttgttttaatttatggTTGAAAATCTGTTTATCTTGGATTGCTAGTGTTATGCTTGGACTGGTTGGATTCGATTGGTATAATTTGGATTTGTTAATCTGTTTTAGAACACGAGAGAGACTGCCCATGCCATCAGGAAGATGCATTTGGTAAAGGCCAAAAGGTacttggaagatgttttagccCACAAGCAAGCCATTCCCTTTCGCCGCTTTTGCCGCGGTGTTGGTCGAACTGCTCAGGCGAAGAACCGCCAGTCCAATGGTCAGGGACGTTGGCCGGTTAAGTCTGCTAATTTCATTCTTGATTTGCTCAAGAATGCTGAGAGCAATGCTGAGGTAAATGCTTCTCGTTTGTTGGCCTGGCTTTCGCCGCTATGCTTGATGTTTTTTATTAGCATTGAACGCAAACTGAGCTGTTTTCGTATTATGTAGGTAAAAGGGCTTGATGTGGATTCGCTCTACGTCTCTCACATCCAGGTC
This window harbors:
- the LOC126583418 gene encoding 60S ribosomal protein L17-2-like, encoding MVKYSREPDNPTKSCKAQGEGLRVHFKNTRETAHAIRKMHLVKAKRYLEDVLAHKQAIPFRRFCRGVGRTAQAKNRQSNGQGRWPVKSANFILDLLKNAESNAEVKGLDVDSLYVSHIQVNQAQKQRRRTYRAHGRINPYMSSPCHIELILSEKEEAVKKEAETQLAPRKSRKGQALQSGASS